Below is a window of Myxococcota bacterium DNA.
CCGGGCTGTTCGTCTTCGACGTCTTCGTCCCGGACGCCCTGCCCTTCGCCGACGAGATCCTGCTGGGGCTCGGCGCCCTGGTGCTGGCCCGCTGGCGCCGGCCCGAGGAGGCGGAGGAGACCCCCGCCGACCCGGTCGAAGCCGCGCGGGTCGTGTCCCCGGACGGGGGCGCCTAGGCCGCGCCCCGCGTTCTCGCGGCAGACACCGGACCCGGTCGACGGGTCGGTCACGGCCCTGGCGGCGCGGTTCCCCAGCACGAGGAGAAAGCGCCCACGTTCCGGCGCTTTGGGCGCCACGCTACACTGCGCCCGCGCTGGGGGGGAGCGCCCTCGCCCGGTTCCACGGGCGGCGCCGCACCCCTCCCCTTGCCGGGAGACCGCCTTGAGCCACGCCCTGCCCGACGTCGGAATCGACGATCTCCACCTGTACGCCGGGAGCCTCGCCGTCGATGCCGCCACGATCGTGGCCGGGCGCGGGAACCCCGCCGACGAGGTCGCGCGCCTGAAGCTCCAGCGTCGTTCGCTGGCGCCCCAGTTCGAAGACCCGGTCACCCTGGCGGTGAACGCGGCGAAGCCCGTGGTGGCGTCGAACGATCCGCGCCCGATCGAGCTCTTGATCGTCGCCACCGAGTCGCCCGTCGACGACGGGAAGCCGCTCAGCTCCTACGTGCACCATTACCTCGACCTCGGTCACCGCTGTCGCAACGTCGAGGTCAAGCATGCGTGCTACGCCGGGACGGCCTCGCTGCGTCTGGCATCTTCGTGGGTCGCGACGAACCCGGAGAAACGCGCGCTCGTCGTGATGGCGGACATGGCGCGGAAGCTCTTCGGGGATCCCGCCGAGCCCGCCGAAGGGGCCGGCAGCATCGCCCTCAGCGTCGCCGCCGATCCCCGCGTGCTGCGCCTCGAGCCGAAGGCGGGCTACGCCGCGCGCGAGGTCTATGACGTGACGCGGCCGACGCCCACCCTCGAACGCATCAACTCGGGCCTGTCGCTCGGCGCCTATCTCGACCTGCTCGAGATCGCGCTCGGCGACTACCGCAAGGAGAACGCGGTCGACCGCATCCAGGATCACTGCGCGGCGATCTGTTACCACACGCCGCTGGTGCCGCTGGTCGAACAAGCCCACCAGATCGTCGTCGAGAGCGACGACGAGTTTCCCGAGGACGACGTCGTCGCGGCGAGCTGGCAGCGCCTCGTCGCGCCGTCGCTCGCGTACTGTCAGCAGATGGGCAACCTCTACGGCGGTTGTCTGTACGCCGCGCTCGCGGGACGCATCGACGCAGAGCCCGCGCTCGCCGCCGGTGACCGCATCGGTCTCTACTCGTATGGGTCCGGCTCG
It encodes the following:
- a CDS encoding DUF6116 family protein, yielding MPLAQRTLLAALLRFAGRLRFPTLFFVTAGLFVFDVFVPDALPFADEILLGLGALVLARWRRPEEAEETPADPVEAARVVSPDGGA
- a CDS encoding hydroxymethylglutaryl-CoA synthase, whose translation is MSHALPDVGIDDLHLYAGSLAVDAATIVAGRGNPADEVARLKLQRRSLAPQFEDPVTLAVNAAKPVVASNDPRPIELLIVATESPVDDGKPLSSYVHHYLDLGHRCRNVEVKHACYAGTASLRLASSWVATNPEKRALVVMADMARKLFGDPAEPAEGAGSIALSVAADPRVLRLEPKAGYAAREVYDVTRPTPTLERINSGLSLGAYLDLLEIALGDYRKENAVDRIQDHCAAICYHTPLVPLVEQAHQIVVESDDEFPEDDVVAASWQRLVAPSLAYCQQMGNLYGGCLYAALAGRIDAEPALAAGDRIGLYSYGSGSCAEFFSGIVGAEARAVVGRHGLANQLADRTPIDFAQYEGEVLAMEQSLTEPDFDPNAEAIPGLFAARYTGSGRLVLDSVRDYYRQYRFA